A genomic segment from Corythoichthys intestinalis isolate RoL2023-P3 chromosome 2, ASM3026506v1, whole genome shotgun sequence encodes:
- the LOC130911150 gene encoding probable ribonuclease ZC3H12C, with translation MGHKNHAEAEARRIHELELEYLHVAGADRQAGSADRPPAMEEQGESDAGTTANPPASTAEEGTCLDLECAIRASPTPTLTADLSPNRGESAVTHSKSAHQPLCRTQCVDLGTEGPPEPPVKLSSSEVQQDIHALLRHQPDSQGTHPKSELPPTAVDRQYQAKLDFALKLGYSEESVRLVLSKLGPSTLINDILGELVKRGSSEGEQPVGSSFSTSTSSSSSCSSDLPATSGLDSPCTPDPPCDHDNLRPVVVDGSNVAMSHGNKEVFSCQGILLAVDWFLERGHQDITVFVPAWRKEQSRPDAPITDQEILRRLEKEKILVFTPSRRVQGRRVVCYDDRFIVKLAFESDGIIVSNDNYRDLANEKPEWKKFIDERLLMYSFVNDKFMPPDDPLGRHGPSLDNFLRKRPMVPEQKKQPCPYGKKCTYGHKCKYYHPERGTQPQRAVADELRASAKTCIITKNQGDSGLVKSHSVPAGSIEAKKGAAKRQSDPGVRALSYSDAEEKLAAKERPESQRTSGRTATGSCSGTSSLSTATGGPLSGSQQDRLSRAGTPQCVPPTPCHDFYPHCESPDLSYYAYSSLRISSRQNPDTRFPHDMDLRLGSVGSAGSECGSESSASCGSSCESYVCQDGSIDDAGHYANPHCLPHFRQTVGSHELCSFHVADYAKVTNPGAHGYETSATPGQIWDHNQASDTTQKRPLYPLPLHFQHQPLAARSSCPADYHTLAASNTPSSPIGRRGAPTRAESASESRLYDHLCVSQHHNRTKALPAWDTYYRDPPAPPRYGVYHSLSDTCQGSWHSAQWAQDGCIPRHLSHPTLHSAPSHYLSHPLPSPQSPLPPHLSPSSYAPQPLESPGHNRYGEAREKTYVNLCNIFPPELVSRVMGRSPHVTDPQQLAAAILAEKAQIGY, from the exons ATGGGCCATAAGAACCATGCGGAGGCAGAAGCCCGCCGCATCCATGAATTGGAGCTTGAATATCTCCACGTAGCAGGGGCTGACCGGCAGGCTGGCAGCGCCGACAGGCCTCCTGCCATGGAGGAGCAGGGGGAGAGCGACGCCGGCACCACCGCGAACCCCCCTGCATCCACGGCAGAGGAAGGCACCTGTCTCGATTTAGAGTGCGCCATACGGGCATCTCCCACTCCCACACTTACCGCTGACCTCAGTCCAAACAGAGGTGAAAGTGCCGTAACTCACAGCAAAAGCGCCCACCAGCCGCTCTGTCGGACCCAGTGTGTGGACTTGGGGACCGAAGGACCACCCGAGCCGCCGGTCAAGCTTTCATCATCAGAGGTCCAACAAGACATCCACGCCTTGCTCCGACACCAGCCCGACTCTCAGGGAACCCACCCGAAATCCGAACTGCCGCCAACCGCGGTCGACAGGCAATATCAGGCCAAACTGGATTTTGCGCTCAAGCTGGGCTATTCTGAAGAATCGGTGCGGCTCGTGCTGTCCAAACTAGGGCCGAGCACTTTGATCAATGACATACTAGGAGAGCTAGTCAAGCGGGGCTCTTCAGAAGGCGAGCAGCCAGTCGGCTCGTCCTTCTCCACTTCCACATCATCATCATCCTCTTGTTCCTCCGATTTACCGGCAACTTCGGGATTGGACTCTCCATGCACGCCAGACCCTCCTTGTGACCATGACAACTTGCGGCCCGTAGTGGTTGACGGCAGTAATGTAGCCATGAG CCATGGCAACAAGGAGGTGTTTTCCTGCCAGGGCATCCTACTGGCCGTTGATTGGTTTTTAGAACGCGGCCACCAAGATATCACTGTTTTCGTTCCGGCATGGAGGAAGGAGCAGTCTCGGCCAGACGCCCCTATAACAG ACCAAGAGATCCTGCGACGTCTTGAGAAAGAGAAAATCCTCGTATTCACTCCTTCACGCCGCGTGCAAGGTCGGCGTGTAGTCTGTTACGATGACCGCTTCATCGTCAAGCTCGCCTTTGAGTCGGACGGTATCATCGTGTCTAACGACAACTACAGAGACCTTGCCAATGAGAAACCTGAGTGGAAGAAGTTCATCGATGAGCGATTACTCATGTACTCCTTTGTTAATGACAA ATTCATGCCACCAGATGACCCACTTGGCCGACATGGTCCCAGCTTGGACAACTTCTTGAGGAAAAGACCCATGGTGCCTGAGCAAAAGAAACAGCCTTGTCCATATG GAAAGAAGTGCACTTACGGCCACAAGTGTAAATACTACCACCCCGAACGAGGCACTCAGCCACAACGAGCTGTGGCTGATGAGTTGCGGGCCAGTGCTAAGACCTGCATCATCACCAAAAACCAGGGGGACTCCGGGCTGGTGAAAAGCCACAGCGTACCAGCTGGCAGCATCGAGGCAAAAAAAGGTGCAGCAAAACGGCAGTCCGATCCCGGAGTCCGAGCGCTTTCTTACAGTGACGCGGAGGAAAAGCTGGCAGCAAAAGAGAGGCCGGAAAGCCAGAGGACCAGCGGGCGCACTGCCACCGGTAGTTGCAGCGGGACATCGAGCCTGTCCACAGCTACGGGAGGACCGCTGTCTGGCTCACAACAGGACCGACTGTCCCGAGCTGGCACCCCTCAGTGTGTCCCCCCGACCCCTTGTCACGACTTCTACCCGCACTGTGAGTCCCCAGATTTGAGCTACTACGCCTACAGCAGCCTGCGCATCTCATCCAGGCAGAACCCAGACACTCGCTTCCCCCATGACATGGACCTGCGACTTGGCTCCGTGGGATCAGCCGGCTCGGAATGTGGCAGCGAAAGCAGTGCGAGCTGCGGAAGCAGCTGCGAATCCTATGTTTGCCAGGATGGCTCGATTGACGACGCTGGCCATTATGCTAACCCCCACTGTCTGCCACATTTCCGACAAACTGTGGGAAGCCACGAACTATGCAGTTTTCATGTGGCTGATTACGCAAAAGTGACTAACCCGGGAGCGCACGGCTACGAAACAAGTGCAACACCGGGGCAAATCTGGGATCACAATCAGGCCTCCGACACTACCCAGAAGCGGCCTCTCTATCCGTTACCCCTTCATTTCCAGCACCAGCCGCTCGCTGCTCGTTCTAGCTGCCCGGCCGACTACCACACCCTAGCCGCATCTAACACCCCCAGCTCTCCTATTGGTCGCCGCGGGGCTCCTACCAGAGCAGAGAGTGCATCAGAATCTCGTCTTTATGACCACCTGTGCGTATCCCAGCACCACAAccggacaaaagctttgcctgcCTGGGATACGTACTATAGGGATCCCCCAGCACCTCCTCGGTACGGTGTCTATCATAGCCTGTCAGACACATGTCAGGGATCATGGCACTCGGCCCAATGGGCACAAGATGGCTGCATTCCGCGGCACTTGTCTCATCCCACTCTCCACTCGGCTCCATCGCACTATTTAAGTCACCCGCTACCTTCACCACAATCTCCTCTTCCACCCCACCTCTCCCCATCCTCATATGCGCCGCAGCCCCTCGAGTCCCCTGGCCACAACCGGTATGGGGAGGCGAGGGAGAAAACGTATGTCAACCTGTGCAACATCTTCCCTCCTGAACTGGTGAGTCGGGTGATGGGCAGGAGCCCGCACGTCACGGACCCTCAGCAGCTCGCGGCTGCCATCCTAGCGGAGAAAGCTCAGATAGGATACTGA